In Monodelphis domestica isolate mMonDom1 chromosome 4, mMonDom1.pri, whole genome shotgun sequence, one DNA window encodes the following:
- the MIB2 gene encoding E3 ubiquitin-protein ligase MIB2 — protein sequence MDSECYASMQVGMRVVRGADWKWGNQDNGEGNVGTVVEIGRQGSPTTPDRTVVVQWDQGTRTNYRTGFQGAYDLLLYDNAQIGVRHPNIICDCCKKHGLRGMRWKCRVCFDYDLCTQCYMNNKHDLAHSFERYETAHSRPVTVSARHNLPRITLRGIFQGAKVLRGPDWEWGNQDGGEGKPGRVIDIRGWDVETGRSVASVTWADGTTNVYRVGHKGKVDLKCVVEAPGGFYYKDHLPRLGKPAELQRKASAESPPFQHGDKVKCLLAMDILREMQEGHGGWNPKMAEFIGQTGTVHRITDRGDVRVQFNSDARWTFHPGALTKHNTFWVGDMVRVIEDLETVKRLQAGHGEWTDDMALALGHIGKVMKVFGDGDLRVSIVGGQSWTFNPACLMAYHLEADANLNATESAKEPKSSLGAALEKLLTQKSDPEQPGRLVTEVAHGNVARVLELVKRHPDKVDVRNQGRTALQVASYLGQVELVRLLLQAHAGTDLRDDEGDAALHYAAFGNQAEVARVLVSRGACVNLINNAKCTALHVAVRKGFPEVACVLCEQGCDVNLPDMCGDTPLHCAISADTKGIIEILTEVPTIDFTASNCQGFNLLHHAALKGNTLAVRRILARARQLVDTKKDDGFTALHLAALNNHREVAETLIKEGRCDVNLRNNRHQLPLHLAVTQAHVALLPLLVGAGSDINAEDEAGDTAMHIALEKHQLLAPPIEAAGADEGAGLFSRLQASSFLGGAEPTVGIAMACFLAQEGADVSYANHWGKCPLDVVTDSRAAQAIRSFAQRFREQQGSLGSAGRACGLRRMHSTPNTMTNLSVGGAGGGAPAGPSECLVCSELALLVLFLPCQHSIVCEECSRRMKKCIRCQVTINKKLRQDSSEVASSLSGLESAGQRQLMEELQSRYRQMEERITCPICIDSHIRLVFQCGHGSCLECSSALSVCPICRQAIRDRIQIFV from the exons ATGGATTCGGAGTGCTACGCCAGCATGCAGGTGGGGATGCGCGTGGTGCGAGGGGCCGACTGGAAATGGGGCAACCAGGACAACGGCGAAGGCAACGTGGGCACCGTGGTGGAGATCGGGAGGCAGGGCAGCCCCACGACCCCTGACCGGACGGTGGTGGTCCAGTGGGACCAGGGAACCAGGACCAACTACCGGACTGGCTTCCAGGGCGCCTACGACCTTCTCCTCTATGACAACGCCCAGATAG GGGTCCGGCACCCCAATATCATCTGTGACTGCTGCAAGAAGCATGGGCTGAGGGGCATGCGCTGGAAGTGCCGGGTCTGCTTCGACTATGACCTCTGTACCCAGTGCTACATGAACAACAAGCACGACCTGGCCCACTCCTTTGAGCGTTATGAGACTGCACACTCGCGCCC AGTCACCGTGAGTGCCCGCCACAACCTTCCTCGAATCACCCTGAGGGGCATCTTCCAAGGCGCCAAGGTCCTCCGGGGCCCAGACTGGGAATGGGGCAATCAGGATG GGGGTGAGGGGAAGCCAGGCCGTGTGATCGACATCCGCGGATGGGACGTGGAGACGGGGCGCAGCGTGGCCAGCGTGACCTGGGCCGATGGCACAACCAACGTCTACCGTGTGGGGCACAAGGGCAAGGTGGACCTCAAGTGTGTAGTGGAGGCGCCCGGCGGATTCTATTACAAAGACCACCTACCTCGGCTAG GCAAGCCCGCCGAGCTGCAGCGGAAGGCCAGTGCCGAGAGCCCGCCCTTCCAGCATGGAGACAAGGTCAAGTGTCTGCTGGCCATGGATATTCTCCGCGAGATGCAGGAGGGCCACGGAGGCTGGAACCCCAAGATGGCCGAG TTCATTGGCCAGACGGGGACAGTCCACCGCATCACCGACCGGGGCGACGTGCGGGTCCAGTTCAATAGTGACGCCCGCTGGACCTTCCATCCTGGTGCCCTGACCAAG CATAACACGTTTTGGGTCGGTGATATGGTCCGAGTCATTGAGGACCTAGAAACGGTGAAGCGCCTGCAAGCCGGCCATGGGGAGTGGACGGACGACATGGCCCTG GCCCTGGGCCACATCGGGAAAGTGATGAAGGTTTTTGGGGACGGAGACTTGAGGGTGTCCATTGTCGGAGGTCAGTCCTGGACTTTCAACCCTGCCTGCCTGATGGCGTACCACCTGGAGGCCGATGCCAACCTGAATGCCACAGAAAGTGCCAAGGAGCCAAAGA GCTCCCTGGGAGCTGCCCTGGAGAAGCTGCTCACCCAGAAGAGTGACCCCGAGCAGCCGGGGCGGCTGGTGACTGAGGTGGCTCACGGCAACGTCGCCAGGGTGCTGGAACTGGTGAAGAGGCACCCAGACAAG GTGGATGTCAGAAACCAGGGCCGGACGGCCCTCCAGGTGGCCTCCTATCTCGGCCAGGTGGAGCTGGTGCGGCTGCTGCTGCAGGCCCACGCGGGCACAGACCTGCGGGATGATGAGGGGGACGCCGCGCTGCACTACGCGGCCTTCGG GAACCAGGCCGAGGTGGCCCGGGTGCTGGTGAGCCGCGGAGCCTGCGTCAACCTGATCAATAACGCCAAGTGCACCGCCCTGCACGTGGCCGTCCGCAAGGGCTTCCCGGAGGTGGCGTGCGTCCTGTGCGAGCAAGGCTGTGACGTCAATCTGCCC GACATGTGTGGAGACACCCCCTTGCACTGTGCCATCTCAGCAGACACCAAGGGCATCATCGAGATCCTCACCGAGGTGCCCACCATCGACTTCACCGCCTCCAACTGCCAAGGCTTCAACCTGCTCCACCACGCTGCCCTCAAAGGCAACACGCT AGCCGTCCGGAGAATCTTGGCCCGGGCCCGGCAGCTAGTAGACACCAAAAAGGACGACGGCTTCACGGCCCTCCACCTGGCCGCCCTCAACAACCACCGGGAAGTGGCCGAGACCCTCATcaaagag GGCCGCTGTGACGTGAACCTCCGCAACAACCGCCACCAGCTGCCCCTCCACCTGGCCGTGACCCAGGCCCACGTGGCGCTGCTGCCCCTGCTGGTGGGCGCCGGCAGCGACATCAATGCCGAGGATGAGGCCGGGGACACGGCCATGCACATCGCCCTGGAGAAGCACCAGCTGCTGGCACCGCCCATCGAGGCCGCTGGTGCCGATGAAGGAGCCGGGCTCTTCTCCAGG ctccAGGCCTCCAGCTTCCTGGGTGGTGCAGAGCCCACGGTGGGCATCGCCATGGCCTGCTTCCTGGCCCAAGAGGGCGCCGACGTGAGCTATGCCAACCACTGGGGCAAGTGCCCGCTTGACGTGGTCACCGACAGCCGTGCGGCTCAGGCCATTCGGAGCTTTGCCCAGAGGTTCAG GGAGCAGCAGGGCTCTCTGGGCAGCGCAGGGCGTGCCTGCGGCCTGCGGCGGATGCACAGCACGCCCAACACCATGACCAACCTGAGCGTGGGCGGAGCTGGCGGCGGGGCCCCTGCCGGGCCCTCTGAGTGTCTCGTGTGCTCCGAGCTGGCCCTGCTGGTGCTCTTCCTGCCCTGCCAGCACAGCATCGTGTGCGAAG AATGTTCCCGGAGGATGAAGAAGTGCATTCGCTGCCAAGTCACCATCAACAAGAAGCTTCGGCAAG ACAGCAGCGAGGTGGCAAGCAGCCTGTCGGGGCTGGAGTCGGCGGGGCAGCGGCAGCTGATGGAGGAGCTGCAGAGCCGCTACCGGCAGATGGAGGAGCGCATCACGTGCCCCATCTGCATCGACAGCCACATCCGCCTGGTGTTCCAGTGCGGCCACGGCTCCTGCCTCGAGTGCAGCTCGGCGCTCAGTGTCTGCCCCATCTGCCGCCAGGCCATCCGCGACCGCATCCAGATCTTCGTGTGA